From a single Nicotiana tomentosiformis chromosome 2, ASM39032v3, whole genome shotgun sequence genomic region:
- the LOC138904969 gene encoding secreted RxLR effector protein 161-like: protein MQDCKSGVVPVVKGDKLSKVQCSKNDVEKRTMRDVSYASIVGCLMYILVCTMPDISFAINILRRFSSNPGWAHCVAAKKVMRYLQRTKDFMLVYKKVDNLDLLVYSYSDFAAYQDTMKSTSRYIFILAGGAISWKSEKRSITATSTMKAEFIACFETDSHAVSMKNFLIKFATVFFSKNNKRTRDSKHVNLKSLKVRDMVKKGDICVENINTKSMLADPLTKGLRPVVFNEHAQIWVF, encoded by the exons ATGCAAGATTGCAAATCTGGTGTTGTACCTGTTGTAAAAGGAGACAAACTTAGCAAGGTTCAATGTTCGAAAAATGATGTTGAAAAGAGAACTATGAGAGATGTGTCATATGCAAGTATTGTTGGTTGTTTGATGTACATACTGGTTTGTACAATGCCTGATATATCATTTGCTATTAATATATTGAGAAGATTTTCTTCTAATCCTGGGTGGGCACATTGCGTGGCTgcaaagaaagtgatgagatatCTACAACGCACCAAAGACTTCATGCTTGTGTACAAAAAAGTTGATAATCTGGATCTACTGGTATATTCATATTCTGATTTTGCAGCTTATCAAGACACTATGAAATCAACTTCTAGGTATATTTTTATATTGGCTGGAGGTGCTATTTCTTGGAAAAGTGAGAAACGGAGCATCACTGCTACATCCACAATGAAAGCTGAGTTTATTGCTTGTTTTGAGACTGATTCACATGCTGTCTCGATGAAGAATTTTCTTATTAAATT TGCAACTGTGTTTTTCTCTAAGAATAACAAGAGAACAAGAGACTCTAAGCATGTTAACCTTAAGTCTCTTAAGGTTAGAGACATGGTAAAAAAAGGTGATATATGTGTTGAGAACATTAATACCAAATCTATGTTGGCTGATCCTTTGACTAAAGGTCTTAGGCCTGTAGTGTTTAATGAACATGCTCAAATATGGGTATTTTAA
- the LOC104095535 gene encoding protein INCREASED PETAL GROWTH ANISOTROPY 1 has product MVAGKVKTAMGLQKSPANPKPSKQDSVPKPPSPSPSCTKQQTTPKSAGFSRSFGVYFPRSSAQVQPRPPDVAELLRLVEELRERESRLKTEILEKKLLQESVAILPVLESEITLKDAEIERKKRMIECLGVENERLRQEVEMLHIELVKQNGRHEERVKAMEAEISELKKANEELSAHRLVDAVTNGAHNKSNMTKYLRKCVTQPSISVASKPECEMKEEIVGAMEMCDRPRHSRSNSEELAEISAGIMSLRSRVPRVPKPPPRPSSTLLPSSSSSSSSSLSSSSSSPSYSSLSDSAERALAEISNIPPPPPPPPLPATAPKMLAPVPPPPPPPPPPAAAVKTGPPPPPPPPPKGLKPVPAKVRRIPEVVEFYHSLMRRDCRRDSGAGVSGAADAPATATAKDMIGEIENRSAYLLAIKTDVETQGDFIRFLIKEVENAAFADIEDVVPFVKWLDDELSYLVDERAVLKHFEWPEQKADALREAAFGYCDLKKLESEASSFRDNPRQPCGTALKKMQSLYEKLEHGLYNLSRMRESASKRYKVFQIPIEWMLDTGYVTQIKLASVKLAMKYMKRVSAELEMVGGGPEEEELIIQGVRFAFRVHQFAGGFDVETMRAFQELRDKARSCHIQCQNQQQQQHKYVCRFTPC; this is encoded by the exons ATGGTTGCTGGCAAAGTAAAAACGGCTATGGGTTTACAGAAATCACCTGCAAATCCAAAGCCATCAAAGCAAGATTCAGTTCCCAAGCCTCCTTCTCCTTCACCCAGCTGCACAAAGCAGCAGACTACTCCCAAAAGTGCAGGATTTTCTCGCTCTTTCGGTGTTTACTTTCCCCGTTCCTCCGCCCAAGTCCAGCCTCGTCCACCGGACGTTGCAGAGCTCCTACGCTTAGTCGAAGAGTTACGCGAAAGAGAGTCCCGTTTAAAAACCGAGATCCTCGAGAAGAAACTGCTCCAGGAATCAGTTGCTATTCTTCCAGTGTTGGAGAGTGAGATCACCCTAAAAGATGCAGAAATAGAACGAAAAAAACGAATGATTGAATGCTTGGGAGTGGAAAATGAAAGGCTTAGACAAGAAGTAGAGATGTTGCACATTGAGCTAGTGAAGCAAAACGGGAGGCACGAAGAGAGGGTAAAAGCTATGGAAGCTGAAATTTCTGAGCTGAAGAAAGCTAATGAAGAGTTATCAGCTCATAGGCTTGTGGATGCTGTAACAAATGGTGCTCACAACAAATCTAACATGACCAAGTATTTGAGAAAATGCGTGACTCAACCTAGCATCAGTGTGGCTTCGAAACCCGAGTGTGAGATGAAAGAGGAAATAGTTGGTGCAATGGAAATGTGTGACAGGCCTAGACATTCTCGGAGTAATTCAGAGGAGTTAGCTGAGATATCTGCTGGCATTATGAGTTTGAGATCACGTGTTCCACGTGTTCCTAAACCACCACCACGGCCATCGTCGACGCTATTGCCATCGTCATCGTCATCGTCATCGTCATCGttatcttcttcttcatcttctccGTCTTATAGTTCTTTATCAGATTCAGCTGAACGTGCTTTAGCTGAAATTTCTAACAttccacctccacctccaccaCCTCCACTGCCAGCGACGGCGCCCAAAATGTTGGCACCAGTTCCTCCTCCGCCTCCTCCGCCACCACCTCCAGCGGCGGCGGTCAAAACAGGCCCCCCGCCACCTCCACCACCACCTCCGAAAGGATTAAAGCCCGTGCCAGCAAAGGTTAGGCGTATACCTGAAGTGGTGGAATTTTATCACTCTCTAATGCGGAGGGACTGCCGAAGAGATTCCGGTGCCGGAGTTAGTGGTGCCGCCGATGCTCCAGCGACAGCCACGGCAAAGGATATGATCGGAGAAATTGAGAACCGGTCTGCCTATTTACTGGCG ATTAAAACAGATGTTGAGACACAAGGAGATTTTATAAGGTTTTTgatcaaagaagtggaaaatgCTGCATTCGCAGATATTGAGGATGTTGTGCCTTTTGTAAAATGGCTTGATGATGAGCTCTCTTACCTG GTTGATGAAAGGGCTGTTCTGAAACACTTCGAATGGCCGGAGCAAAAGGCTGATGCATTGAGAGAAGCTGCATTTGGATATTGTGATCTGAAGAAACTTGAATCTGAGGCATCGTCCTTTCGCGATAATCCCAGACAACCCTGTGGCACAGCTCTTAAGAAAATGCAGTCTTTATATGAGAA ATTAGAGCATGGACTTTACAATTTGTCAAGAATGAGAGAATCAGCTTCAAAGAGATATAAAGTATTCCAAATTCCAATTGAGTGGATGCTGGATACTGGTTATGTTACGCAG ATAAAGCTGGCATCAGTAAAATTAGCCATGAAGTACATGAAGAGGGTATCCGCagagttagaaatggttggtGGTGGTCCCGAAGAAGAAGAGCTTATAATTCAAGGCGTTAGGTTCGCCTTTCGAGTACATCAG TTTGCCGGAGGTTTTGATGTGGAGACAATGAGAGCATTCCAAGAGTTGAGAGACAAAGCAAGATCTTGCCATATACAATGTCAAAATCAGCAACAGCAGCAACACAAATATGTTTGCAGATTTACACCTTGCTAA
- the LOC104095534 gene encoding protein trichome birefringence-like 37 codes for MVLWSQLVISSTLLLHLVSIISVFLHTTARAELVVQNVSGLSWKSKGVVSSSRCNLFQGRWVIDPSFPLYDSSTCPFIDPEFDCQKYGRPDKQYMKYAWKPDSCNLPRFNGKDFLKRWTGKKIMFIGDSLSLNMWESLACMLHASVPNAKTSFARRETLSSVTFQDYGVTLFLYRTTYLVDIVREKIGRVLKLDSIQQGDAWKGMDMLIFNSWHWWTHKGNSQPWDYVEDGSKVTKDMDRLMAFYKGLTTWGRWVDRNVDSSKTKVFFQGISPTHYMGTEWGGSTKNCNSEQMPLAGSTYPAGTPASAVVVNKVLNRMKTAVYLLDITFLSQLRKDAHPSVYSGDHPGVDCSHWCLPGLPDTWNQLLYAALIM; via the exons ATGGTTTTGTGGAGCCAATTGGTCATCTCAAGTACTCTGCTTCTCCATTTAGTCAGCATTATATCTGTGTTCTTACACACTACTGCAAGAGCAGAGCTTGTAGTACAAAATGTTAGTGGTCTTAGTTGGAAAAGCAAAGGAGTAGTAAGCAGTAGCAGGTGCAACTTGTTTCAGGGTCGATGGGTTATTGACCCTTCTTTTCCTCTCTATGATTCCTCAACTTGCCCTTTCATTGATCCTGAATTTGATTGCCAAAAATATGGCCGCCCTGATAAGCAATACATGAAATATGCTTGGAAACCTGATTCTTGCAACTTACCCAG GTTTAATGGAAAAGATTTCTTGAAGAGATGGACAGGAAAGAAGATAATGTTTATTGGTGATTCGTTGAGTTTGAACATGTGGGAATCACTAGCTTGTATGCTACATGCGTCGGTGCCCAATGCCAAGACTTCTTTTGCTAGGAGGGAGACACTTTCTTCTGTGACCTTTCAG GATTATGGGGTTACTTTATTCCTCTATCGAACCACTTACCTTGTGGATATAGTAAGAGAGAAAATTGGAAGGGTATTGAAATTGGATTCCATTCAACAAGGTGATGCTTGGAAAGGAATGGATATGCTAATTTTCAATTCTTGGCATTGGTGGACTCACAAGGGCAACTCTCAACC ATGGGATTATGTGGAAGATGGTTCAAAGGTAACCAAAGATATGGACCGTTTGATGGCATTTTACAAGGGTCTAACTACTTGGGGAAGATGGGTTGACCGAAATGTTGACTCCTCCAAGACCAAAGTCTTCTTCCAGGGAATTTCTCCAACTCATTATAT GGGTACGGAATGGGGAGGATCAACAAAGAATTGTAACTCAGAGCAAATGCCATTAGCAGGGTCAACATATCCAGCAGGGACACCAGCATCTGCAGTTGTAGTTAACAAAGTATTAAATAGGATGAAAACAGCAGTTTACCTCCTTGATATCACGTTTCTCTCCCAATTAAGGAAAGATGCTCATCCATCAGTTTACAGCGGCGATCACCCTGGTGTTGATTGCAGCCATTGGTGTCTCCCCGGACTACCTGATACTTGGAACCAGCTTCTCTACGCAGCTCTGATTATGTGA